The segment CCGCCTAAATTTTAAACCATTGGCCGCTGACTCACTCACCTGATGTTTGTGCGATAACGTAATGGCCTGAATCATTGTGCATCCTACAGACTCCTACTCCATGAAGGCTGATGCTGTTGTCTTGTATGGAGATGCTGCTGAGATGCTGATCGAGATGCTGAGAGGCTGCGATGCTGTAGTTTTGCATGGAGAAGGAGCCACTGATAATTTAACGGACTGAATATATATGAGCGGGATACTTAAAAAAGAAACCCCAATGCTGTAGTCTTGTTGCATGGAGAGGATAATTAAGCTGCCGTTGAGATGCTGTAGTTTTGTATGGATCGAGAAAGCGCCGGTGATGATAATGGAGTGAATAAGTGTCCGGGATACTATAAAAGACTGATAATGTAGTCTTGTTGTATGGAGATGAGAAACCGCCGTTGAGATGCTGCAGTTTTGTATGGAGAAACAGCCGCTGATAAATGAATGGGCTGAATCATTGTGCGTCTTACTGTATATATAAGACTGATTATGTAGTCTTGTATGGAGAAGGCGCCACTGAGATGCTTCTGGGATGCTGCGAGAGGCTGCAGACGCTGAGAAATAGTGCCGGTGATAATTTAATGGACAGAATCATTGTGTCCTATTATACATGTTAAATACTCATACTGTTAAATACTGATGTTGACGTTTTCTAGAGGGAATCTGCCGTTGAGATGCTTCTGGGATGCTAATTAAGATGCTGATGAGATGCTGATCGGGATGGTGCTGGGATTCTGTGCATATCCTATTATCTAAAGACTAATGCTGGTGTAGTCGTGTATGGGGAAGGCAAATTAAACCCCCAGAAGGTGTTACCCCGAGCGAGGAGACCGGCGGTGgaattggagggaaaaaaagcgTTTAAAATCTTGAACTTGAATACCCCGCGATGCATATGCTGCTGAAAGGCTGAGATGCTGATCGGGATGGTGCTGAGATGGTGTGCATCCTACTATCTAAAGACTGAtgctgctgtattttttttttgtagggaAGCTGCCATTGAGATGCTTCTGGGATGCTGAGATGCTGTATGGTGCTGAAATAGTGTGCATCCTACTATCTAAAGACTGATGCTGCTGTAGTTTATTTTATAGGGAAGCTGCCATCGAGATGCTTCTGGGATGCTGAGATGCTGTATGGTGCTGAGATGGTGTGCTTCCTACTATCTAAAGACTGATGCTGCTCTGATAGGCGTGTAGGGGAAGGCAAAGCAACCAAACAAGCCCCCAGAAGGCATTACCCGGGGCGAGAAGACCGGCGGTGGAattggagggaaaaaaacgtTTAAAATCTTGAACTTGAATCCCCCGCGATGTTGAGATATGCTGCTGAAAGGCTGAGATGCTGATCGGGATGATGCTGAGATAGTGTGCATCCTACTATGTAAAGACTGATGCTgctgtagttttttttataaggAAGCCGCCGTTGAGATGGTTCTGGGATGCTGAGATGCTGTATGGTGCTGAGATACTGTGCTTCCTACTATGTAAAGACTGATGCTgctgtagttttttttataaggAAGCCGCCGTTGAGATGGTTCTGGGATGCTGAGATGCTGTATGGTGCTGAGATAGTGTGCATCCTACTATCTAAAGACTAATGCTGCTCTAATAGGCGTGTAGGGGaaggcaaaacaacaacaaaatacccAGAAGGCATTACCCGGGGCGAGGAGACCGGCGGTGgaattggagggaaaaaaaaacgtttAAAATCTTGAACTTGAATCCCCCGCGATGTTGAGATATGCTGCTGAAAGGCTGAGATACTGATCAGGATGATGTTGAGATAGTGTGCATCCTACTATGTAAAGACTGATGctgctgtagttttttttttataaggaagCCGCCGTTGAGATGCTTCTGGGATGCTGAGATGCTGTATGGTGCTGAGATGGTGTGCTTCCTACTATCTAAAGACTGATGCTGCTCTAATAGGCGTGTAGGGGAAGGCAAAGCAACCAAACAAGCCCCCAGAAGGCATTACCCGGGGCGAGGAGACCGGCGGTGGAattggagggaaaaaaacgtTTAAAATCTTGAACTTGAATCCCCCGCGCGGGCCTGGCCATGGCGGGCTTTACCAAAACACAGCGAGGCGCCAAAATATAAGGACACCCTGCACTATACACGCCACTGAGACGATACCTACTGTGCTAACGTTTAATATCATCCCATTTATGTGTCCCAAGTGAGGGTGAGAGGCCGGGGGATCAGCAGGGGAGTCAGCAGAGGTGCCCGGCAGGTGGTCAGCAGGTCCCCAGCTGACCCAACGTCAACACCTTGGCGCCCAGCACGCAGCTCAGCCTCAGCACTTCagggcctcctcctccccggGAACACGGCTGCCATGGACCTAGCGGCGGAGTCTGGGTACGTGGGAACCTGGCGGGTACTCACTGTGGTCCAGGCCATGTGTGCAGGGAAACAAAGGGCAGAAAACCTGTTGGGAGGCTGGTGAGGCTGGTGACCCCATGACCAGCCTCCTCAGCCTTGTCCAGCCTCGTCAGTTTAAGGCCTAAGGGATTTTCAGGGCCTAATGGTGTACCCAGGGCCTTATGGAGTCAGTGTACAGTTGTTATGGCAGTCAGGGTTTAAGGGAGCATGCTATAGTTGTCCTCTGAGCAGGTTAAAATATGCTCAGATGTGGGTCTCTTATCTACTCGTCAGTTTAAGGCCTAAGGGGTGTTCAGGGCCTAATGGTGTACCCAGGGCCTTATGGAGTCAGTGTACAGTTGTTATGGCAGTGAGGGTTTAAGGGAGCATGCTATAGTTGTCCTCTGAGCAGGCTAAAATATGCTCAGATGTGGGTCTCTTATCCACTCGTCAGTTTAAGGCCTAAGGGATTTTTCAGGGCCTAATGGTGTACCCAGGGCCTTATGGAGTCAGTGTACAGTTGTTATGGCAGTGAGGGTTTAAGGGAGCATGCTATGGTTGTCCTCTGAACAGGTTAAAATATGCTCAGATGTGGGTCTCTTATCCACTCGTCAGTTTAAGGCCTACGGGGTGTTCAGGGCTTTATGGTGTGCCCAGGGCCTTATAGAATCAATTTACAGTTATTCTAGGAGTCAAATTTCAAGAGGCCAAGCTATAGTTATCCTCTGAGCAGGTTAAAATATGCTCAGATTTGGGTCTCTTATCTCCTTATCTCTAAACCTTTGCTCTCTAAGAACCTATTTGTATGGCTTTAACAAGTGTATATTCACCAGTTTGTTAGTAGTGAGCCTAATGGAACCCCTCCCCCAAAAAAGCTTGATCTAATATACCCCCAGGGTCACTGAGACAGGTGGGTGGTGGGGTGTACATGGGGTATTCTCCCCTCCCCCATACTCCCCTTTTTGTTTATGTTATTTTAGTTATCCTCTGAGCAGGTTAAAATATGCTCAGATTTGGGTCTCTTATCTCCTCATCTCTCTAAACATATGCTCTCTAAGAACCTATTTGTATGGCTTTAACAAGTGTATATTCACCAGTTTGTTAGTAGTGAGCCTAATGGAACCCCTCCCCCCAAAGAAAGAGCTTGATCTCCCCTAATATACCCCAGGGTCACTGAGACAGGTGGGTGTACATGTGGGTAATCTCCCTAGGTAACTTACTCCCCCTTGATCCACTGTTTTTTTGTAGTTTATGTTATTTTAGTGTTCTCTTGTCTTACTGTGGTTGTGAAGAATATGGTCAGATGAGGGTCACTATCTCCTCATCTCTCTAAACAGATATGCTCTCTAAGAACCTATTTGTATGGCTTTAACAAGTGTATATTCACCAGTGTGTTAGTAGTGACCTTAATCAAAGCCCTCCCCCCAAAGAAAGAGCTTGATCTCCCCTAATATACCCCAGGGTCACTTAGACAGGTGGGTGTACATGGGGTAATCTCCCTAGGGAACATACTCCCCCTTGATccacttttttgttgtttctgtttttttagtGTTGTTTTGTCCTACTGTGGTTGTGAAGAATTGTAAACACATGTTAATTATATAGAAATGCCCTTGTTTTGATCATCATTCAGGTTGGTCAGTGAATCTGTTAATAGTTTGTCATGAAGGTATTGTGTAGCTAAGAGGAGATAATCACAGGAATAATCACCTTGACTTATAGAGTATGAGGAGAGAATTAGTTTGACCAGAGAATCACCTTGACTGATAGAGTATGAGGAGAAAATTAGTTTGACCAGAGAATCAGTGTGAATAAATTTCTAAACATTTTGACATGAGAATGACTCCATAATTCTTGTTTATAGGAAACGTAGGTATGACAAGGAGAACTCTGAGACTGCTGTAAAATGCACACGCTGGAGCCTCGGGGGGGCCGTGGGCACCGACCCGCCCCTGCTGGCTGACATGGGGCTGGCGGTGCTGCAAGACGAGGAGATCGTTGCTTGTGCCCCCAGCCGCAttgccaccccctcccccctcccccccacacagtgCCACTCCGCTggtgcctcccctccccttacagTGAGTTGCATTAAGCAGTTTGGTTTAGTTTTGTTGAATTATTAATTTATGGTATCTATTCTATATTTTCACATTTATCGGGTTGGAGTTCTTATTTTCAGAGGTAGAGTTGTCTGTGTGATTGtatagtatttgtattagtaataTTTCTGAGTGATTTAGTTTCCTttgcattttcttgttttccatttcGGTTTGAGACTTGATTCTTGAGGACATATTATTTTCATCGTGTTATGGTCTCAGTGTCTTGGCATAGTCTTTCTCACTTGTTGCTCATGGTTTGATATGTATATTTGATGAATTAAACTATTGACAGAATATTGATTTAAGTGTATTGTGGATATGTTTTGGAAGTTACAAGAGGAAGAATGGATGTGAAAACAGATAAACGTGGCAGGTTCtatatgttttgttttatgtAAGTTTTTAGTTTATTgtattcttcattctctttgtgCTCTAAATGTATTGTTTGCTTCAGGTTCAGGGGTATGTGAAAACAGCTAAAAGTGGCAGGTTCTATATGTGTTGTTTGCTGAGTTTACTTGTTTATtgctatcttcattttctttgtgttcctaATGTATTGTTTTCTTCAGGTTCTACACAATGTGGACCAGAATATCCAGAGTCAAGAGACCTTCATCCCCGACACCACAGGAAGCGCTGCAGAGTTCTTTGTTTATAAGCGCAGGAAAACGGATATTATAGGTGGAGATGGTGAGTCACTTGCCGTAACATTTAACAAGAACGGAATGTCGCTCAAAACTAGAAATATAATAGAAAGTTTCATCTCTTAACTAGTGCACAGGGAATGGATGTATTGAAGGCTACACTTAATCTATCGTAGAGGaacattacattattattacagTCTTCTGCCTCACAAACTCTgctgcagtgttgcctctcttgctGTCttatatcaatattttcattctgactgctcttctgaacttgataactgcatgccttcacCCATCCTGTGGCCCCACTGCACATGTCTTTGTATTCTATCTCATGCCTACGCTATCCAAatgccttatgcaagagttaaccagcaccttcattcctcctggtaaactctggaacatcctTCATTACATtacatcattttcctttccaGACAAATTCAATAGGATGTCCGACGAGCTCATTCTGGCAGTGTTTCGGTGGCTCCCTAAGTTCATGCTGGCCAGATGTGCGCAGGTCAGTCGCCGCTGGAAGAGAATGGCCTTCGACGAGTCACTGTGGCGCAGGCTTGACGTGGGCGGCAAGACTCTAAGGCCCGGGGTAGTGGGCCGAGTCATCCTCCGCGGCTGCAGCATTCTACGGCTGGCCAAGGCTGAGGTGAGGCATGAGTGGGAGTCCGAGTAATGTGCATCATCCTTTAGCCAGTACAGAAAATATAGGTATGCCTCGTATATTCCAGGTGATATTAGAAAACTAAGAACCCAGTGGTCAGACTTGTGTATTGGAGAGTGGTACTGGTAACATAAAGGAAGATTCTTGATTGGCTGTTGACTGCAGTATACTTTCATCCATTCCACTAGCTTTGTGCAtgtttttaaccccttgactgtggatttcttacaagaagacatcaccaagctacaggaatggaacaaaaagtggctgctataattcaatgaagaaaaatgtagtcttgtaccttgggaggggataagGGATGGGTTAAGGCCATATTTATGATGCTTGTGTTGTCTTCCAGGTGGGCAGCCCAATCTTCTCGCCCCAGCTCCAACACCTGCCCACCCTGATGCCTGTGAGGAGTAAGCTGCAGTACCTTGACCTCAGCATGGCCGCCATCCAGCCACAAGGTGAGGGAGATAAATAACACCACCTGAAACATGGACTCCTTCATGCTCTGACTGTTTGGTTATGTTGTCTTGCCTTCAAAAGAAACAGTATAATCAGAGGTCTCAGAATATTATGTTATATAATGGGGATTAATTTGAGACAGTACAACGAACTTAAGTAGTCATCACAAACTTGCTACTTGGTGATTTTCATGTAAAGTATTAAATTAGTATGATGTAAATATAGCACAGTTTACACATTGTTGATATCACAATTagatatgtattattattattattatttttagtgttgTTTAGCGTAAGAGGAACTACTGAGTACATGTGACCAGAagatgatcattattattattgttttagtgTTGGTCCAGTCGAAAGAAATGCTGAGTTTGTGTCAGAcgtaaagattattattattattgttttttgtgttgtctAGCCTTGGAGGAGCTGCTGAGTGTGTGTTGGGACCTGAAGAAGCTGAGCCTGGAGCACTGCACCCTCACCCAGGAGGTCTGCCAACACATCGCCAACAACACCTCCCTGGAGACCCTCAACCTGGCCATGTGCTACGGCCTCTGCTATGCCTTCCTGGTCAACATCCTGGCGCAGTGCAAAAAGTGAGCGGAGGAGCCATATGAAATTTATGGTCTTAATACGGATTGCTGTTTTAGTCGGAtagggggctttgtggtgcagtggttagcacactcggctcacaaccgagagagcccgggttcgatttccgggtggagtgggaaaatttgggcggcttttccaataccctacgcccctgtccacccagcagtgaatgggtaccaggtattaatcaggggttgtgtcccgtctcctgggatccgttcccttctataattccttccccctcctgtctctcttcggcatatgaccacagatgttgcgccaactaaacgaaactttccaacttttttagtCGGATGATTCTAGGCCATTAGTTAGGCTCTAGGATTTGATTTCTGTAATTCCTATGATGCAGAAAAGATGAGCATGTTAAAATAAGGTGACTGGATGTAACTGTGAGTAAAATGTTAAGTtacttaatttctttttcttcttttcatttaacattcttatttttttatttactgcaaCACTCTGATCTTTCCTGCATTATAGGAACTTAACCGTAATGATAAGTACAAGCATTACAGATTGACTATTTATTATGATCATTTAACTAATCTGCTTTTACCTCATCCCACCAGACTACAGTGCTTGAATTTAGCGTGGACGGGAATGAGTTCTGAGGACCTGCGTGTGGTCTGCcgtcgcttccctccctccctggagcGACTTAACCTCTCAGGCTGCCGGAACTCCCTCACAGACTCACGTAAGAACCTGCCTTGCCATAAACACCTGACACTTGCAGCTTATGTAGGAGTGTTACACTGTAGATGTGTTCTGACAGTTTGTGGGCCCTgcagacttattattattattttcattattaaggTGCAggaaagggcatcaagggaaagTAAAAAATTGATAGATCCAGACAGTCCCCTCAATGACcagacatggatatgaaaaatagAGTGACAGTAATATAAGGAGAAGAACGGGAAAAAAAGGGACACAAACTGTACCTCATGAGTTAATATCAGGGTGTTTACTTTTGCTTTAAACTTATCACTGTCAACAAGAGGAACACTAGACCCCTTCTGACCGTTTGCTGACCCTGCAGATGTCCGAGTGTTGTCCGAGCAGAGCATTGGCCTGGTGGAGCTTGACCTGAGCGATGCCACTCACCTCACTGCCAACGCCGTGTCCTCCATCGCCAAGAACCTCCACCGCGTTGAGTACCTCGCCTTCTCCCGCTGCTACACCATCCAGCCAGACACATACCTGTaagtccttccctcaccttccctcctccactgtTGTGTGTATGCTATTGATAGGGAGGATCTGTTTTGAGAGGATGTgaatgtgttttttctttgtaattctttttattttaagTAGGTATAACTGTGATGTaagtgttttttgttttacttttgttaTCTTTGGTACATATAAATGTGCTGATATGTAAAGTTGATTGGTTCAGCTTTTTGTAAATAGGAGAATCAGGTGGGGTTTTTAGGAAGTGTATTGCTAGGGTTTCATCTTTATAATACTCATGTCAGTTCAGGATTGGTCTAGCTTTTGTAATGTGTAATTAATGACTCAGCTGGGTGTATAGAAATCTGTTTTGTATGTGCTATTTTTCTTTGTAATATTTTCTTGTTTCAGGGTGGGTTCAGCTATCTTAATGTAAATGGATGAATCAGATGGGCTTTTAGAAGTCTGTTTTGATATTTGTACTCCTGCTCATAAGCTTTCTTCCATTCCAGAGAGCTCAAGTCGATGCCAAACCTGATGTACCTGGACGTCTATGGCATCCTAAATGACGCCGCCTTGTGCACACTGAAGCAGTCCCTCCACCACGTCAAGGTCAACAAGTACCTATTCTCCTCCGTGGCCCGACCCACAGTGGGCATTCGTCGAACTTCAGTATGGGGTTTGAGGGTCAGAGACTAGCAGGGTGTAGAGGTGACTAGACATGCGAGTTGATGGTACCCAAGTGGTCATTTTCAGCTCATTCCTTCCTCACcgctgaacctaacctaacctaacttggcAACCTAACAAGCTGGGGGAGGTGTGGGGGAGGGCAGGTGCCAGTGTGCAGTATATCAGATGTGTTCAACATGTGATCAGTTCGTAAGTCGTAATTGTTAACTCTAGTATTAAGGATTAGGATGTGACAGAAAGGAAACATACAAGTCATTCTACCAGCCCACACTAACTAGTCTTGGCATACTGACAGAAAGCCACCCTTTGTCTGGGTTGTTagcagatgaaagaaagaaaacattgaagcCCTTAGGAAGTAGATTAATAAGGGCCTGAATTATTTGATATTAGTAATAAAAAAGTGTATTCAGCAGCCATTTCATGCATTATATGTAAAAGTTTTTGTAAGTACTTGGCAAGCGATCTCTTTTACAAAATAGTATTGACCAAGATCTCTGTTGTCGAAGTATGGTAGTGTATTCATCAAGTTTGTGATAGTTTAGATTGACGAGAGTAATGTTTCCACCCTGCAGGAAGTCCTACCAAAGAAACATTCCAAGACTTGACTCAACACAACATTCTTACTCACTCACAAGCCTCATGAATACCTTTGTATATAGTGACACAATGTACATGAACCGTCCTGTGGGGGAAGCCAGGTATTAGTGGGTCAGTAGTACTGTAGGAGGTCCATTTAATCTTCCTCGTATAAGATAATCAGCAGTGTTgcaaattaatagaaaaaaataggataagTTATGAAGGATAATTTCATCATGTAAAATGTTAAGTGATTGGCTGCAATGAAAG is part of the Eriocheir sinensis breed Jianghai 21 chromosome 25, ASM2467909v1, whole genome shotgun sequence genome and harbors:
- the LOC127003427 gene encoding S-phase kinase-associated protein 2-like, coding for MDLAAESGKRRYDKENSETAVKCTRWSLGGAVGTDPPLLADMGLAVLQDEEIVACAPSRIATPSPLPPTQCHSAGASPPLTVLHNVDQNIQSQETFIPDTTGSAAEFFVYKRRKTDIIGGDDKFNRMSDELILAVFRWLPKFMLARCAQVSRRWKRMAFDESLWRRLDVGGKTLRPGVVGRVILRGCSILRLAKAEVGSPIFSPQLQHLPTLMPVRSKLQYLDLSMAAIQPQALEELLSVCWDLKKLSLEHCTLTQEVCQHIANNTSLETLNLAMCYGLCYAFLVNILAQCKKLQCLNLAWTGMSSEDLRVVCRRFPPSLERLNLSGCRNSLTDSHVRVLSEQSIGLVELDLSDATHLTANAVSSIAKNLHRVEYLAFSRCYTIQPDTYLELKSMPNLMYLDVYGILNDAALCTLKQSLHHVKVNKYLFSSVARPTVGIRRTSVWGLRVRD